A genomic segment from Pararge aegeria chromosome 15, ilParAegt1.1, whole genome shotgun sequence encodes:
- the LOC120630000 gene encoding ubiquitin-like protein FUBI isoform X2 produces MQLHIRGQSTHILDVNGEESIAQIKDRVRALSDIGAEELTLSACGAPLDDGILVSELASSELDLTVPLLGGKVHGSLARAGKVKGQTPKVEKQQKKKKKTGRAKRRIQYNRRFVNVVQTFGRRRGPNSNS; encoded by the exons ATGCAGCTGCACATCAGAGGACAGTCCACGCACATTCTTGATGTCAATGGAGAAGAGTCCATTGCTCAGATCAAG gACCGTGTAAGAGCACTGTCTGACATTGGTGCAGAGGAATTGACATTATCTGCGTGCGGTGCCCCCCTTGACGATGGCATCCTTGTGTCTGAACTGGCGTCCTCAGAACTTGACCTAACAGTGCCACTGCTTGGTGGTAAAGTGCACGGATCTCTGGCTCGTGCTg GTAAGGTGAAGGGACAGACACCTAAAGTGGAGAAGCaacagaagaaaaagaagaagactgGCCGTGCAAAGAGGAGGATCCAATACAACAGAAG ATTCGTGAATGTTGTACAGACCTTCGGTCGTCGCCGTGGCCCCAACTCCAACTCGTag
- the LOC120629999 gene encoding dehydrodolichyl diphosphate synthase complex subunit nus1: MLSRLLRQCLFILIHFFVNILVAGQNLYYRLCDKKCISPDNQVTKRDVLMLLNSVPNMKKKLKHLVVLVDTNVHSMSDLALLVIWSLIVGIPFVSFHDITGQLKKNEEDLFMEIERRKKGVPGCIKWSNKPDLNGYTNGTQAHTVYINIFSESDGRLKIAQCIKLIAKEHLQSNRCSEEYTAQEFSETLMHLYPSIPDPELVLYTGPLCSTFGLLPWHIRLSEFIQLSVNHNININSYLGALYKYNKCDQRFGK; this comes from the exons ATGCTGTCAAGACTACTTCGGCAGTGTCTATTTATCctgatacatttttttgtaaatatacttGTTGCTGGTCAGAATTTATATTACCGATTATGTGATAAAAAGTGCATTTCACCTGATAATCAGGTAACGAAGAGAGATGTTCTAATGTTATTGAATAGTGTGCCAAATATGAAGAAGAAGTTGAAACATTTAGTGGTATTGGTGGACACGAATGTACACTCAATGAGTGACCTGGCACTGTTAGTTATTTGGAGTCTTATTGTGGGAATACCTTTCGTCAGTTTCCATGATATAACAG gtcaattaaaaaaaaatgaggaaGATTTATTTATGGAGATAGAGAGAAGAAAGAAAGGTGTTCCAGGATGCATTAAATGGTCAAACAAGCCAGATTTAAATGGCTACACAAATGGAACACAAGCACACAcagtttatattaatatattttctgaaaGCGATGGGAGGCTTAAAATTGCCCAGTGTATAAAACTTATCGCTAAAGAGCATTTGCAAAGTAACAGGTGTTCTGAGGAATATACAGCGCAAGAATTTAGTGAAACCCTTATGCATTTATACCCCTCTATACCAGATCCAGAATTAGTCTTATACACAGGACCCCTCTGCTCTACATTTGGTCTCTTACCATGGCACATTAGACTCTCAGAATTTATCCAATTGTCTGTTAACcataatattaacattaatagCTATCTAGGTGCTttgtataaatacaataaatgtgATCAAagattcggcaaataa
- the LOC120629998 gene encoding arginine/serine-rich protein PNISR — MQFSGKDAANSAYPTQWALNPTAYQNVDSSQVDWAALAQQWIAMKEAVAIVAPPTQKPEEEGEAPMEVENPETSCESPNASNSEWNASSNSWGGSWNQWGWGWPNSGSSDAKMTGDPSMNMAPMMDGFSSDSTAPMPGYNTGSTPAPTFQHGYWTAPQAEQSNRSSSSRDRRSKSKNRENKSSRNRTPREKPIMLPPVIEPVVLPTPVPMPTIDAAKRRQLPAWIREGLEKMEREKQKAIEREEELRAREIAEIEKKRLEEEELARIKAEAGDEPVIPVKSKFESESEGEELEGSQEEEPAPPLPAETEEPADEPDQSPLVKKSKEEIMQEVMLAVRRSLTEILLEVTDGEVLAVSQEELTRYIAAQASRLNAMKASKSKALASIASGLGLGAYESSEDSDDEPNDVSDQQLQEIIRRKKQEFERTSRDIEAEVRRAELRESGEDPATPVNTTPEKPRQTRSSTTPPPIEGDTPEKKPERRPSKDKRNNHKGTDKVDGSKKLEMITEEKTKRNNKYDKTPSPQKPSKSSKGSSNTSSSDSEDDSLSSSSKSTSESIHEVKVENSRPKKRKRSSSSNESQKKLKKNRKEKTHKSSEKSYSKSKHHDEHEKSEKSKSRKRDDYYDKHKSKSRDYDRSHKDKFRDESDDEKPRKRSKRSRSISYESRSGRRRSRDRSEERSRRRDKRSYDRDSHKRDRSYDRSRDYDKYDRYERSRDDRHDSYSRHRR; from the exons ATGCAGTTTTCCGGAAAGGATGCCGCAAACTCTGCATACCCTACGCAGTGGGCATTAAATCCCACTGCGTATCAAAATGTAGATTCGAGTCAAGTGGACTGGGCCGCTTTAGCACAGCAATGGATAGCTATGAAGGAGGCTGTGGCCATTGTAGCCCCACCGACTCAGAAGCCCGAGGAAGAGGGTGAAGCTCCCATGGAGGTCGAAAACCCGGAGACCAGCTGTGAATCGCCGAACGCAAGCAACTCTGAGTGGAATGCATCTTCAAACTCATGGGGAGGATCATGGAACCAATGGG gCTGGGGTTGGCCAAACTCTGGTTCATCAGATGCCAAAATGACTGGAGACCCATCAATGAACATGGCACCAATGATGGACGGATTCTCATCAGACAGCACTGCACCTATGCCTGG ATACAATACAGGTTCAACACCAGCCCCTACATTCCAGCATGGGTACTGGACAGCACCCCAAGCTGAGCAGAGCAATAGGAGCAGTAGCAGTCGAGACAGacgctccaagagcaagaatagAGAAAACAAATCCAGTAGAAATAGAACACCAAG GGAAAAGCCAATAATGTTACCTCCAGTGATAGAACCAGTGGTACTGCCAACACCTGTGCCAATGCCTACAATCGATGCAGCTAAACGTCGACAACTGCCAGCATGGATAAGAGAAG GTCTAGAAAAAATGGAACGCGAGAAGCAAAAAGCGATAGAACGTGAAGAGGAATTGAGAGCGCGGGAAATAGCAGAGATAGAGAAGAAAAGACTGGAGGAAGAGGAGCTGGCGAGGATCAAGGCAGAAGCCGGCGACGAACCTGTTATACCAGTGAAGAGCAAATTT GAGTCGGAGTCGGAAGGCGAGGAGTTGGAAGGCAGTCAGGAGGAGGAACCAGCGCCGCCCTTGCCAGCCGAAACGGAGGAGCCCGCGGATGAACCCGACCAATCTCCCCTCGTCAAGAAGAGCAAAGAAGAGATCATGCAGGAAGTG ATGTTAGCCGTCCGTCGGTCGCTAACTGAGATCCTGCTGGAAGTGACGGACGGCGAGGTCCTAGCGGTGAGCCAGGAGGAACTGACGCGGTATATCGCCGCCCAAG CTTCGCGACTCAACGCTATGAAGGCGAGCAAGTCCAAGGCTCTCGCGTCCATCGCCAGTGGGCTCG GGCTCGGCGCATACGAGAGCAGCGAAGACAGCGATGACGAGCCTAATGACGTCAGTGACCAACAGCTACAG GAAATCATAAGGCGCAAGAAACAAGAATTCGAGCGGACGTCGCGTGACATAGAAGCAGAGGTCCGTCGCGCCGAGCTACGGGAGAGCGGCGAGGATCCGGCTACGCCAGTCAATACCACGCCGGAAAAACCAAGGCAAACTC GATCGTCAACAACACCGCCTCCGATTGAAGGTGATACGCCGGAGAAAAAACCTGAACGTCGCCCTTCAAAAGATAAAAGGAACAATCATAAAGGCACTGATAAAGTAGACGGTTCtaaaaaattagaaatgatTACAGAAGAGAAAACGAAAAGAAACAACAAATACGATAAAACTCCAAGCCCACAAAAACCTAGCAAGTCAAGCAAAGGCAGTTCCAACACGAGCTCCAGTGATTCCGAAGATGATTCTTTGTCTAGTTCCAGTAAATCAACATCGGAAAGTATTCACGAAGTCAAAGTTGAAAATAGTCGCCCCAAGAAACGTAAACGTAGCTCTAGTTCTAACGAATcccaaaagaaattaaaaaagaatagaaaagaaaagaCACATAAATCAAGTGAAAAAAGCTACTCGAAGTCAAAACATCACGACGAACACGAGAAGTCGGAAAAATCGAAATCGAGGAAAAGGGACGATTACTATGACAAGCATAAATCTAAAAGTAGGGATTATGACAGGTCGCACAAAGACAAGTTTAGGGACGAATCAGACGACGAAAAACCGAGGAAACGTTCCAAAAGATCTCGTTCGATTAGTTACGAATCGCGATCGGGACGACGAAGAAGTAGAGATCGATCCGAAGAAAGATCTCGTAGGCGGGATAAGAGATCTTACGATAGGGATAGTCACAAGAGGGATAGGTCTTACGATAGGTCTCGAGACTACGACAAGTATGATAGGTATGAACGCTCTAGGGACGACCGCCACGACAGCTATTCCCGCCACCGCAGATGA
- the LOC120630000 gene encoding ubiquitin-like protein FUBI isoform X1 has protein sequence MSDLPDRNLKMQLHIRGQSTHILDVNGEESIAQIKDRVRALSDIGAEELTLSACGAPLDDGILVSELASSELDLTVPLLGGKVHGSLARAGKVKGQTPKVEKQQKKKKKTGRAKRRIQYNRRFVNVVQTFGRRRGPNSNS, from the exons ATGTCAGATTTGCCTGATAG AAACCTCAAAATGCAGCTGCACATCAGAGGACAGTCCACGCACATTCTTGATGTCAATGGAGAAGAGTCCATTGCTCAGATCAAG gACCGTGTAAGAGCACTGTCTGACATTGGTGCAGAGGAATTGACATTATCTGCGTGCGGTGCCCCCCTTGACGATGGCATCCTTGTGTCTGAACTGGCGTCCTCAGAACTTGACCTAACAGTGCCACTGCTTGGTGGTAAAGTGCACGGATCTCTGGCTCGTGCTg GTAAGGTGAAGGGACAGACACCTAAAGTGGAGAAGCaacagaagaaaaagaagaagactgGCCGTGCAAAGAGGAGGATCCAATACAACAGAAG ATTCGTGAATGTTGTACAGACCTTCGGTCGTCGCCGTGGCCCCAACTCCAACTCGTag
- the LOC120630044 gene encoding uncharacterized protein LOC120630044 — MGVCVRIAILFLMVSAAVALPAGDAKWITQIDDEQDDLAAESSEIIPEAVAPPPNLQSQPAPDSVAAADQTDHSIEVVGDSQNFFPTFANLFEPRQHNNFRLGFNSQEAAYSQRPNSYRSLLNYPLFGGYKGLEGFGKQNTPAASEPIVDASTSVLGSGNFGIIKGGTFFAQNDEESAEFGDGYNNYYNNGHGRPSLNVGYIANPRPNYKQDQFANFRDFADINAPANPAYSHYVVVYANKNATLDEVSEETRNVLSRPNNIIETLEQLETPSPPKKKSKVKSKLEATKQKMLRKKEQWKKSNSKYLSQKHDTEEPLLALS, encoded by the coding sequence ATGAGCAAGATGATCTAGCTGCGGAATCGTCAGAAATCATACCAGAAGCAGTAGCACCACCGCCAAATCTTCAAAGTCAACCAGCGCCGGATTCTGTCGCAGCCGCTGACCAAACAGACCACTCAATAGAAGTGGTTGGGGACTCACAAAATTTCTTCCCGACGTTCGCGAACTTATTTGAGCCCAGACAGCATAACAACTTTAGATTGGGCTTTAATAGCCAAGAAGCAGCGTACAGTCAACGACCAAATTCTTACAGATCATTGTTGAACTATCCTCTATTCGGAGGTTATAAGGGATTAGAAGGATTTGGAAAACAGAACACCCCAGCGGCTTCTGAACCTATAGTAGATGCAAGCACGAGTGTTCTCGGCTCAGGAAACTTCGGCATCATAAAAGGTGGCACTTTCTTCGCGCAAAATGATGAGGAATCCGCAGAATTTGGTGATGGTTACAACAACTATTATAATAATGGACACGGAAGACCGTCTCTCAATGTTGGATACATAGCTAACCCTAGGCCCAACTACAAACAAGATCAATTCGCTAATTTCAGAGATTTCGCTGACATTAATGCTCCAGCAAACCCAGCTTACTCACATTATGTTGTAGTTTATGCCAACAAAAATGCCACTTTAGATGAAGTCAGTGAAGAAACCAGAAATGTGTTATCAAGACCTAACAACATTATTGAAACCTTAGAGCAGTTAGAAACGCCGAGCCCACCTAAGAAGAAGTCAAAAGTTAAATCAAAGTTGGAAGCCACCAAACAAAAGATGCTTCGCAAGAAAGAGCAGTGGAAGAAAAGTAATTCTAAATATCTCAGCCAAAAACACGATACAGAAGAACCGTTATTAGCTTTAAGTTAA